The following proteins come from a genomic window of Deltaproteobacteria bacterium:
- a CDS encoding N-acetyltransferase, with protein MSANPDSKSESTKRAPNEAPAFFVHPKGLVDSDDVGEGTRVWAFAHVLKGAKVGAHCNVGECSFVENGAVLGDHVTIKNGVQVWWGVTCEDNVFVGPNATFTNDHTPRSGGQKPEGEPNWERTHVGLGASIGANATIIAPVKLGAYCLVGAGSVVTRDVPAHALVMGNPAQAAGWVCCCGTRLSSDLRCKDCGKSFERLPTSEQGLAEQPA; from the coding sequence ATGTCAGCGAATCCGGATTCTAAATCTGAATCTACTAAGCGGGCGCCCAATGAGGCGCCCGCCTTTTTTGTACACCCCAAGGGTTTAGTCGATTCCGACGATGTTGGTGAGGGCACCCGCGTTTGGGCATTTGCCCATGTGCTAAAGGGAGCCAAGGTCGGCGCGCATTGCAATGTCGGCGAGTGCTCGTTTGTTGAGAATGGTGCGGTGCTCGGTGATCACGTCACCATCAAGAACGGTGTTCAGGTTTGGTGGGGTGTCACATGCGAAGACAACGTCTTTGTTGGGCCCAACGCCACTTTTACGAATGACCATACGCCGCGTTCCGGCGGACAAAAGCCTGAAGGCGAGCCTAACTGGGAGCGTACACACGTTGGCTTGGGTGCAAGTATCGGAGCAAACGCTACCATCATTGCCCCCGTTAAATTGGGCGCCTATTGCTTAGTTGGAGCGGGGAGCGTTGTGACTCGTGACGTCCCAGCCCATGCTCTCGTCATGGGAAATCCTGCGCAAGCTGCGGGATGGGTCTGTTGTTGCGGTACCCGCCTTAGTTCCGACCTCCGCTGCAAGGACTGCGGAAAGTCCTTCGAGCGTTTACCCACTTCAGAGCAAGGTCTCGCGGAGCAGCCAGCTTAG